AGAGACGATCGGCGCGATGTCCTGCACCTGACCGATACGACCAAGCGGCGTCTGCGCTTCGTTCCAGGTCTGGAAGTCCGAACCCATCGCTCCAGTAGCGTGCGTACCTTCCGTTTCGACAAGGCCAGGGTTAACGGCGTTAACGCGGATGCCGCGCGGACCAAGCTCGCGCGCGAGTACGCCGGTAATGGCGTCAATGGCACCTTTGGAGCCGCTATAAATAGCGCTCTCTGCCATGAACACGCGTGTGACGAACGAACTGATATTGATGATGCTCCCGCCTTTCTCCAGATGCGGCACGGCAGCGGCGCAGACCAGTAGCGGGCCAAGCACATTGATGTCGAACTGTTTGCGGTACAGCGCTTCGGTGGTTTCTTCGATCCGGGCGAACTGATAAATTCCCGAGTTATTCACCACAATGTCCAGCCGCCCAAAATGTTCAATCGCCGAGCTAACCAGCGCCTCAACCTCACGCTGGTTGGTAACGTCTGCGGCGACCGCCATGGCCTCTCCGCCTGCGGCTTCAATATCCGCAACCACGCTGTCTGCACCGGTTTTGCCGGTGGCGTAGTTGACGATAACCTTCGCACCCTCCGCCGCCAGTTGGCGGGCAATCCCGGCACCGATACCTTTGGATGCGCCTGTGACGATGGCAACTTTGTTTTTTAATTTGTTCATACTTTCAGATCCCGGATGAGGCCATAGCAGCCTGTTCAGTGAAGAGACATTATGGTGATGCCTGCATAATTGTTAGGGAACTGCCATTTATGTATATTTGATGTTCATTTTTGAACGGGGGCGGATATGGAATGGAGTGATGTACGGATATTTCTGGCGGTGATCCGCAAGGGATCGTTCGGCGAGGCCGCCCGAAGCCTGGGCGTGAGCCATCCGACGGTGGGCCGACGGATCAAAGCACTCGAAGATGAGGCACAACAGCCGCTGTTTCGCCGCACGCGTGAGGGTCTGGTGCTGACCGATGCCGGAGACACGGTGCTGAACCTGGCGGAATCGATGGAAAATTCTGCGCTGGCACTAGAAAGGCGCCTGGCGGGTAATCACCAACGGCTCGAAGGTATTTTGCGGATCTCATGTGCTGAGTGGTTTGCGGGTTATGTGCTGTCACCGGTGCTGGTCGAATTGACGCGTCGTCATCCGGCCGTGGTACCGGAGGTCATCGCCAGCTACCGCTTACTTAATTTATCCCGGCGCGATGCCGATGTGGCCTTTCGTCTCGTGCCTTTTACCGAGCCGGACATTGTCCAGCGTCGCCTGATGACCATTTCCTATGGTCTTTACGGTACGCCTGAAACCGCACAGACACTGCACAACGATCCGGCGTCAGTGGGGCTTATTCTGATGAACACCGCCCAGTCACATTTTCCTGATGTCTCGTGGTTGCTCGACAGATTCCCCCGCTCCAGGCGTGTTTTCACCAGCACAAGCCGGGCTGTCCAGGCGCAAATGTGCCTGCAGGGGATGGGGGTGGCCGTGTTGCCACGGCCGCTGGGAGACGCTGTTTCCGGTCTGCAACGCATTCAGACTGAGGAGCAACTGCCATCCAGAGAGATATGGGTCGGCTACCACCAGGATCTCCGGCATATGGACCGCTTACGCGCCATGCTGGATATCGCCGATACGCTGCTTGCCGACCCGGCGACGAGAGCACCGTGAACCCGCGTGCCATTCTACTTAGCACGCCACAGAGAAAACATGTCCCGCTCTGGTTAGCCCACGATGCTTTGTGCCACTGGCATCCGGCAACGCCTCAAAACATCACAGCTTTTCGCCATTGCTGGCGATCACTTCTTTGTACCAATTAAAGCTCTTCTTGCGGGAGCGGGACATATCCCCTGTACCGTCGTCATGCTTGTTCACATAGATAAAGCCATAACGCTTGCTGTACTGGCCGGTGGTGAAGGAGACACAGTCGATGCAGCCCCACGGCGTATAGCCCATCAGATCCACGCCATCGTAAGTGACCGCTTTCATCATCTCTTCAACGTGTGCGCGCAGATAATCGATGCGGTAGTCATCGTTGATGCTGCCATCGGCTTCGACTTTATCGTAAGCGCCAAAGCCGTTTTCAACGATGAACAGTGGTTTCTGGTAGCGTTCATACAGTTCGCACAGAGAGTAGCGCAGCCCGACAGGATCGATCTGCCAGCCCCAGTCGGAGGCTTTGACATGCGGGTTCGGTACGCTGCCTTCGAAGCCGGAGATAGCATCGCCGCTGCCGCCTTCCGCTTTTACCGCGTTGGTCATGTAGTAGCTGAAACCCAGGTAATCGCAGGTGCCTTCACGCAGGATCTGTTCATCGCCGTGTTCCATTTTGATGGAGAAGCCGCGGCGTTCCCATTCGTTCAGCACATAGGACGGGTAGTAACCTCGCAATTGTACATCGGTAAAGACATAGCGCTCGCGCATTGATTCCTGCGCAAACATGACGTCTTCCGGCTTACAGGAGAAGGGATAGAGCGCGACCATTGCCAGCATACAGCCGACTTTCATTTCCGGGTTGATGCGGCGGGCCGCTTTCACTGCCAGGGCACTGGCGACGAACTGGTGGTGCAGCACCTGGTACATGGTCTCTTCCGGGTTTTCATGATCGGTATAGACCACGCCGGAGCAGCAGTAGCCGAACAGCGGCGCACGCCAGTTACGCTGGTTGTTGATTTCGTTGAAGGTCATCCAGTATTTGACCTTGCTCTTGTAGCGTTCGAAAACCACTTCCGCGAAGCGTACGAAGAAATCGACCACTTTACGGTTGGTCCAGCCGCCATATTCCTGTACCAGATGCAGTGGCATCTCGAAGTGGGAGAGGGTGATCACCGGTTCGATGTTATATTTCAGTAGTTCATCGAACATATCGTCGTAGAATTTCAGCCCTTCTTCGTTAGGCTGCTGCTCATCCCCTTTTGGAAAGATACGGGTCCAGGCGATCGAGGTGCGAAAGCATTTAAAGCCCATCTCGGCGAACAGCTTGATGTCTTCTTTGTAGTGACCGTGGAAATCGATCGCTTCATGGTTCGGGTAATATTTCCCGGCCACTACTTCGGTGGTGATCTCTCGCGGTACGCCGTGCGCGCCGCCGGTCAGCACGTCGCAAATGCTTGGGCCTTTGCCGCCTTTATTCCAGCCACCCTCAACCTGGTGCGCAGCAACGGCGCCGCCCCATAAAAAATCTTTTGGTAAGGTCAGTTTTTTCATCTTTGCTCTTCTCGTCATATTGGCTATTAACGAGTCTAACAAAGGTGAATTAAATGTCACGATATAACAAATTGCCGTCGGGGTAATTTGTTACACCAGAAAAACGCCCTGTTTTTTTATGCTATTTTCTTCGCCAGCTTACGCCCCAGTGATTCCAGAATATAAATAACCGGAATCTGCGTCGTAATATCGTAGCCGCCTGGAATACGCGTGGGAGGAATATGCCAGGAGAGGTTAAAATCTGCCAGTTTCGCCAGGCGTGATTGTTCGTGGCTGGTAATCGACAGCACTTTGCAGTGATGCAGGCTGAATTGCCCGGCAAAACGCAGGATCTCCTCGGTCTCGCCAGAGACGGAAAGGACAATCGCCAGGGCATTTTTTGCCATATCATTGGTGACCGGAAAATAAGGATCGTCGATATGGTTGCTGAATTTTCCGATATTAGAGAAAAAACGGGCGCCATATTTTGCCAGTGCACCGGATGTTCCAGCGCCAACAAAAATAATACGCTCTGAAGATAATATTATATCGACGGCTTTATTCAGCAGGGCATCAAATTCATCGTTATTTACGCTTTTAAAAAAACTAATAACTTCACTGGCACCAAAATTCGCCTGGGGTAACTCATTTTGCTCTAAATATAATTTGAAGCGGACGCGAAACTCCGAATAGCCTTCGCAGTTAAGCTTGCGGCAAAAGCGCAGCACCGTGGTGGTGGAGACGCCCGCCGCATCGGCCAGCTCGCGGATCGTCATATACATCACTTTGTCGCGGTTTTTGACCACATAGTGATAGACCATCATCTCCAGATTATTGAGGCTGGCGATGGCGGAGTGGGTAAACATCGTCACGGTGGTGTCCTTTACTCTCTGTTAACGTTGCCAGCCAGCGTGTAATTGCGTGACTACATGCTGCCATAACTCTGGCTGGCTTGCCCTGAGTTTTGTCCCCGGCATAAGAATCTGATTTCGCGGCCTGCATATTGTCATTTCCGCTTCATACTTTCATCCTACATTCACGTTTTATGGGCGTATGTTCCTTGCCAGAAGATTGAACAGTTGTAACGCCAGTCGTCGGCTTAAATACTACATATATATTGATACGAATTTTTTTTTAGCGTACAGGTGTGCACTGGAATCATTCTCAGTTACTCTATTAACGCAAAGTTTTTTTGAGTTCTCCCGGAGTTAGCTATGGCCAAGAAACCCTTAATCGCACAGGGATACACACTGGCAGAAGAAATTGCCAACAGCATTAGCCACGGAATTGGGCTGGTGTTCGGTATCGTCGGGCTGGTGCTACTGCTGGTACAGGCAGTAGATGCAAAGGCCAGTACAATGGCAATCACCAGCTACTCGCTTTATGGCGGCAGCATGATTTTGCTGTTCCTCGCCTCTACGCTTTACCATGCCATTCCGTACCAGCGTGCCAAGGCGTGGCTGAAGAAATTTGACCACTGCGCCATTTATCTGCTGATTGCCGGAACGTATACACCCTTTCTGCTGGTTGGGCTGGACTCGCCGCTGGCGCGTGGGCTGATGATTGTCATCTGGAGCCTCGCCCTGCTGGGGATCTTATTTAAACTCACCATTGCCCATCGTTTTAAAGTGCTGTCGCTGGTGACTTATCTGACCATGGGCTGGCTGTCGCTAATTGTGATTTACCAGCTTGCCACGCGCCTGTCGGTTGGAGGCGTAACGCTACTGGCCGTGGGCGGCCTGGTCTATTCGCTTGGCGTGATTTTTTACGTCTGCAAACGCATTCCTTATAACCACGCAATCTGGCACGGCTTCGTGCTGGGCGGCAGTGTCTGCCACTTCCTGGCGATTTATTTGTACGTCGGACAGCTTTAAGTTAAAGCCGGTGGCGGTTTTCGCCCCGGCTTAGCGCGTTTACTCTTCCAGTGAATAAGGCAGCGGCTCGATGCTTAACGTATTCGCATCGTCGCGCACGCGGAACACGCTGCCGGGTTCCATATCGTTGTTCATCACCACCTGAACCAGAAGGCGCCCGTCATCAAGCTGCACCGCGGCCAACACGGTACCGGTACGGCGCCAGTTGTCTCCCATCTTCAACTCAAGGTCCTCTCCCGCTTCCGGCACCCGGCTGGCTGTCCCTGCCAGATACCACAATGCGCGTTTGTTGGCGCCGCGGAATTTTGCTCGAGCCACCATCTCCTGGCCGGTGTAACAGCCTTTTTTAAAGCTGATGCCGCCCAGCGCCTGTAGGTTAGTGGCCTGTGGGATAAACTGCCCGCTGTTCGGCGCATCAATAACCGGCAGGCCTGCTTCGATATTCAACGCCAGCCACTGTTGGCTGTTATTAAGCTGCGCTTCGCCCCGCAGTTTTTCGGTCACCTGTTGCGCCGTTGCGGCACTGGTTACCAGCAGGAAACGCTCGGCAGGATGCGCAAACCACAGCAGAGTGGTATCACCCTCCTGAATAACCTGTTTTTCACTGTCCGGAAGGGTGGTAAAGAGATTCGCCAGCGCCGCGCGCGCCTGAAAGCCGGCCACGCCCAGCAGCACGTGTTCATCGTCTTGTGCAATGGCGACTTTAGAGAATACGGCGTATTTCTTCAGTTCACGAAGCTGCGCTTCACGCACGCTGCGGCGCAGGATCCAGGCAAAACCGTCCTGGAAGTGGAACAACCGCATATTGCTCCACATTTTCCCTTTAGAATCACAGTGCGCTGCCAGCAGGTGCTGTTCAGCCGTCATCGTGGTGACATCTGCGGTCACCTGGCCTTGCAGGTATTTTTCGCTATCTGCGCCGGTAATCGTTGCCAGCGCCCAGTCATCGAGCGTCATAAGCGTCAGCGGCAGACGTGATGATGCGGTCGGCTGACGCGGAGGAAACGGAGTAAAAGGCATAATAATGTCCTGATTAGCTTAACGCTGTGTTGGTTCTTAATGGTAAAAGAGCCGTTGTTCAATGCAAGTAATAAAGCATGCGTTTTGTGCCATTGTGCACGCGTTGCGCAGCATTACGCAGCACAGTGATATTTTTTGCAGTGGGTGCGATTAATTCTGGAAGCGGCCCCGCGAAGCGAAATATTCCGCAAAAGGAATATTAAAAACACGTTACAATGGGCCCATTATGCTGATGCAGGGAGAAGATCATGGATATTAACAACAAAGCCCGTATCCACTGGGCGTGCCGCCGTGGAATGCGTGAACTCGACATCTCAATAATGCCTTTTTTCGAACATGAGTACGACACGCTGAGCGATGATGACAAACAGCTGTTTGTTCGTCTGCTGGAAAGTGACGATCCTGATTTATTCAACTGGTTAATGAATCATGGAGAGCCTCAGGACGCGGGGTTACAAAAAATGGTGCGGTTAATCCAGACACGGAATCGGGATCGTGGTCCTGTGGCAATCTGAGTTACGCGTCTCCTGGCGCGCACAATGGATCTCGCTTTTGCTCCACGGTCTGGGCGCAGCACTCATTTTGCTGATGCCCTGGCCTTTGAGTTACACACCGCTGTGGCTGCTGTTGCTGTCGCTGGTGGTTTTTGATTGCGTGCGCAGCCAGCGGCGGATCAATGCCTGCCATGGCGAGCTCAAACTGCTGATGGATTCCCGCCTGCGCTGGCAGGGCGTGGAATGGGATATTATCGGAACGCCGTGGATGTTACGCAGTGGAATGATGCTGCGCTTGCGCCGTGAAGAGGATGGGCGTCGTCAACATTTATGGTTGGCGGCAGACAGCATGGATGCGCAGGAGTGGCGCGATCTGCGCCGGGTAATATCACAGAAACCGGCGCAGGGGCTGCATTAACAGGGGAAATGGCTGCCTTTAAACCAGCCGTTCCGCCATCTCTGTCAGGATTTGCTCACACCATGACTGAATGCGCGAATCGCTCAGGTCGTACTGATTGGTTTCGTCCAGCGCCAGGCCGACAAACAGTTGACCATCGGCAATCACCGGTTTGCTGCTGGTAAATTCGTAGCCTTCCGTCGGCCAGTAGCCGATGAACGTCACGCCTTTGGGTGCCAGTTTGTCATGCAGCATGCCCAGCGCATCAAGGAACCATTCGCCGTAGCCGAGCTGATCGCCCATGCCGTACAGCGCGATGATTTTGCCGTCAAGGTTGAGGTCATCAAGCTGATCCCAGATGGCTTCCCAGTCTTCCTGCAATTCGCCAAAATCCCAGGTCGGAATGCCGAGGATAAGCGCATCGTATTGCTCCATCAGTGCGGGTGCGTCATCTTTCAGATTGTGCAGTGTCACCAGTTCCGGCCCGATAATTTCGCGGATTTTCTCCGCCGCCATTTCGGTATAGCAAGTGCTGGAACCGTAAAACAGGCCAATATTCATAACGTAAACGTCTCAATTCCGGATGTGTCTTTGTGAGCAGTGTACCAGAATCGTACGGCTATCAGGCATAATGCAGCGATTGAGAAACGGAGGCGTTTCAATGGAGCAGGATTTCGCACGTATCGAACAATTTCTTGACGCGCTCTGGTTGGAAAACAATCTGGCGGACAATACGCTCAGTGCCTATCGCCGCGATTTGCAAGGTGTGGCCGAGTGGCTGCATCATCGTGGAAGTAGTCTGATGCAGGCGAGAAGCGATGACTTACAGGCGTTGCTGGCCGAACGCGTGGATGGCGGCTACAAAGCTACCAGTTCAGCGCGTCTGCTCAGCGCTGTACGAAGACTCTTCCAGTACCTGTACCGGGAGAAAATCCGTAGTGACGATCCCAGCGCGCAACTGGCCTCGCCGAAGCTGCCGCAGCGTCTGCCAAAAGACTTAACGGAAGCGCAGGTTGAGAGACTTTTACAGGCTCCGGTAGTTGACCAACCGCTGGAGTTACGCGATAAAGCCATGCTTGAGGTTTTATATGCCACCGGGCTTCGCGTCTCTGAACTGGTCGGGTTGACCATGAGCGATATTAGCCTGCGCCAGGGCGTGTTGCGGGTGATTGGTAAAGGTAATAAAGAACGGCTGGTACCGTTGGGTGAAAATGCGGTGTACTGGGTGGAAAACTACCTTGAACACGGGCGTCCGTGGCTGCTGAATGGTGTATCGATTGATGTGCTGTTTCCCAGCCAGCGTGCTCAGCAGATGACGCGCCAGACTTTCTGGCACCGTATCAAGCACTATGCCGTGCTGGCGGGGATTGACAGCGAAAAGCTTTCCCCTCACGTTTTACGTCATGCTTTTGCCACGCATTTGCTTAATCACGGTGCGGACCTGCGCGTGGTGCAAATGCTATTGGGGCATCAGGATCTTTCTACAACGCAAATTTATACGCATGTGGCCACCGAGCGGCTGCGTAAGCTTCATGAACAGCATCACCCGCGGGCGTGATGGCTGATAATTAAAGGATGTTTTATGAAAAATGGTTTGATTATGTTCACCCTGCTGGCAGCGGCTTTTTCCGGCGTTGCGCATGCCGACGACGCCGCTATCAAGCAGTCGTTGGCAAAACTGGGTGTACAGAGCTCTGAGATATTGCCCGCTCCCGTCGCCGGAATGAAAGCGGTATTGACCAACAGCGGTGTGCTGTATGTGACCGAAGACGGCAAACATATTATCCAGGGACCGATGTACGATGTCAGCGGCGCGCAGCCGGTGAATGTCACCACGCAAATGCTGTTGCCGCATCTTAACGCGCTGGAAAAAGAGATGATTGTCTACAAGGCGCCGAAAGAAAAACACGTGATCACCGTGTTCACCGACATCACCTGCGGTTATTGCCAGAAACTGCACAGTGAGATGGCGGATTACAACGCGCTGGGTATCACCGTCCGCTATCTGGCGTTCCCGCGTCAGGGCGTGCCGAGTGAAGTTGAAAACCAGATGAAAGCGATCTGGTGTGCCAAAGATCGCAATAAAGCCTTTGATGACGCGATGGATGGCAAAGGCATCAAACCGGCCAGTTGCGATATTGATATTGCTAACCACTATGCGCTGGGCGTGCAGTTTGGCGTCAACGGAACACCGGCCATTGTGCTGAACGATGGCTACCTTGTTCCGGGCTATCAGGCACCGGCTGAGATGAAAGCCTTCCTCGACAAACATCAGCAAGCCACCAGCGGTAAATAAAACGCGTGAAAGCTCAGATACAACTTCGCCGCCGTAAGGTGGATGATTCTGCGGAACTGGCGGAAGGCTTACCGCCGTTACTGCGTCGGCTCTACGCCAGCCGCGGCGTGCGTAAGGCCAGCGAACTGGAGCGCAGCGTAAAAGGCATGCTGCCCTGGCAGCAACTTACCGGTATTGATGAGGCAGTTTCGCACCTTTATCAGGCGCTGCGCGAAGATTTACGCATTATCGTGGTCGGTGATTTTGATGCCGATGGCGCAACCAGCACGGCGCTCAGCGTCCTGGCGCTGCGTGCGCTGGGCTGTGAAAATGTGAGCTACCTGGTGCCGAACCGTTTTGACGACGGTTACGGTCTCAGCCCGGAAGTGGTCGATCAGGCGCATGCGCGCGGCGCGCAGTTGATCCTGACAGTGGACAACGGTATTTCCTCGCATGCCGGGGTGGCGCGGGCGCACGAACTGGGTATTCCTGTGGTCGTGACCGATCACCATCTGCCTGGCGATACCCTGCCGGATGCGGAAGCCATTGTGAACCCCAACCTGCGCGACTGTGATTTCCCGTCGAAATCGCTGGCGGGCGTCGGTGTCGCTTTTTATCTGATGCTGGCGCTACGCGCTTTTCTGCGCGACAACGGCTGGTTTGAATCGCGCGGTCTGGCAATGCCGAATCTTGCGGAACTGCTCGATCTCGTCGCGTTGGGAACGGTAGCAGACGTGGTGCCGCTTGATGCCAACAACCGTATTCTCACCTGGCAAGGCCTGAGCCGGATCCGCGCCGGGCGCTGTCGTCCTGGCATTAAAGCGCTGCTTGAAATCGCCAATCGCGACGCGCAGAAACTGGCGGCAAGCGACCTGGGTTTTGCGCTGGGCCCACGGCTGAACGCGGCGGGCAGGCTGGATGATATGTCGGTGGGCGTCGCGCTGCTGTTATGCGATAACCTCGGCGAAGCGCGTCAGTTGGCTAACGATCTGGATGCGCTGAATCAGACGCGCAAAGAGATTGAACAAGGGATGCAGGCCGAAGCGCTAACCTTGTGCGAGCAGCTTGAACGAAGCCGCGATACGTTGCCCGGCGGGCTGGCGATGTATCATCCTGAATGGCATCAGGGGGTGGTGGGGATCCTTGCCTCGCGTATCAAAGAGCGTTTTCATCGGCCGGTGATTGCCTTCGCGCCTGCTGGCGATGGCGTTCTGAAAGGTTCCGGGCGTTCAATTCAGGGGCTGCACATGCGTGATGCGCTGGAGCGCCTGGATATGCTCTACCCTGGCATGATGCTTAAGTTTGGCGGTCATGCGATGGCTGCTGGTTTGACACTGGAAGAGCATCGTTTCGAAGAGTTTCAACAACGCTTCGGCGAACTGGTGACGGAATGGCTGGATCCGGCGCTGTTGCAGGGTGAGATTGTTTCTGACGGCCCGCTAACGCCGCAAGAGATGACGCTGGATGTCGCCGAAATGCTGCGTGAAGCCGGGCCGTGGGGGCAAATGTTCCCGGAGCCGCTGTTCGATGGCGAGTTTCGGCTGTTGCAGCAGCGGCTGGTGGGCGAGCGTCACCTGAAGGTCATGCTCGAGCCGGTCGGTGGCGGCCCGCTGCTTGATGGCATAGCGTTTAACGTCGATACCACCTGCTGGCCGGACAACGGCGTGCGGCAGGTGAATATTGCTTATAAACTTGATGTCAACGAGTTCCGCGGGAATCGTAGCGTACAGCTTATCATCGAAAATCTCTGGCCACTTTAGCGCCAGTATTCGCTACAAAAAAGGGCGTGGATCCGGTAAACTCCCGCCCTTATCACCGCATTTTGACAAGTCCATTAAAAGAAATCAGACCATGTTTGAAATTAACCCGGTAAAAAATCGTATTCAGGACCTCACGGAGCGCTCCGACGTTCTTAGGGGGTATCTTTGACTATGACGCCAAGAAAGAGCGTCTGGAAGAAGTAAACGCCGAGCTGGAACAGCCGGACGTCTGGAATGAGCCAGAGCGCGCACAGGCGCTGGGCAAAGAGCGTTCCTCACTTGAAGCTATCGTCGATACCCTCGATCAAATGTCGCAGGGGCTGGAAGATGTCTCCGGTCTGCTGGAGCTGGCAGTAGAAGCTGACGACGAAGAAACCTTTAACGAAGCGGTCGCCGAGCTGGACGGGCTGGAAGAGAAGCTGGCGCAGCTTGAGTTCCGTCGCATGTTCTCCGGCGAGTATGACAGCGCCGATTGCTACCTCGATATCCAGGCGGGCTCCGGTGGTACCGAAGCGCAGGACTGGGCGAGCATGCTGATGCGCATGTATCTGCGCTGGGCGGAAGCACGCGGCTTCAAAACTGAAATTATCGAAGAGTCTGAAGGTGAAGTCGCGGGTATTAAATCTGTGACCATCAAGATCATCGGCGATTACGCCTACGGCTGGCTGCGTACCGAAACCGGCGTTCACCGCCTGGTGCGTAAGAGCCCGTTTGACTCCGGCGGCCGTCGTCATACCTCCTTTAGCTCCGCATTTGTCTACCCGGAAGTGGAAGACGATATTGATATCGAGATTAACCCGGCGGATCTGCGTATTGACGTCTATCGCGCATCTGGCGCGGGCGGCCAGCACGTTAACCGTACGGAATCCGCGGTACGTATTACCCATATTCCGACCGGGCTGGTAACGCAGTGCCAGAACGATCGTTCTCAGCATAAAAACAAAGACCAGGCCATGAAGCAGATGAAAGCGAAGCTTTATGAACTGGAAATGCAGAAGAAAAATGCGGAGAAACAGGCGATGGAAGACACCAAGTCCGATATCGGCTGGGGAAGCCAGATCCGTTCTTATGTCCTGGATGATTCCCGCATCAAAGATCTGCGTACCGGGGTTGAAACCCGCAACACGCAGGCGGTGCTGGACGGCAGCCTGGATCAATTCATCGAAGCAAGTTTGAAAGCAGGGTTATGAGGAACCAACATGTCTGAACAACAAGCACAGGGCGCTGACGCGGCAGTCGATCTTAACAATGAACTGAAAACCCGCCGCGAGAAGCTGGCGCAACTGCGCGAGCAGGGTGTGCCGTTCCCGAACGATTTCCGTCGTGACCAGACCTCTGACAAGCTGCACGCTGAATTTGATGGCAAAGAGAACGAAGAACTGGAAGCCCTGGGTATTGAAGTGGCCGTTGCTGGCCGCATGATGACCCGCCGCATTATGGGTAAAGCCTCATTCGTAACCTTGCAGGATGTGGGCGGTCGTATTCAGCTGTACGTTGCGCGCGATGATCTTGCAGAAGGCGTATATAACGAACAGTTCAAAAAATGGGACCTCGGCGATATCCTCGGCGCGCGCGGCAAGCTGTTCAAAACCAAGACCGGCGAACTTTCCATTCACTGCACCGAACTGCGTCTGCTGACCAAAGCTCTGCGTCCGCTGCCGGATAAATTCCATGGCTTGCAGGATCAGGAAGCGCGCTATCGCCAGCGTTACCTGGATCTCATCTCTAACGATGAATCCCGCAATACCTTTAAAGTGCGTTCGCAGATCCTGGCCGGTATTCGCCAGTTCATGGTGAGCCGCGACTTTATGGAAGTTGAAACGCCGATGATGCAAGTGATCCCGGGCGGTGCGTCCGCGCGTCCGTTTATCACCCATCACAACGCGCTTGATCTGGACATGTATCTGCGTATTGCGCCGGAACTGTACCTCAAACGTCTGGTGGTTGGCGGCTTCGAGCGCGTGTTCGAAATTAACCGTAACTTCCGTAACGAAGGTATCTCCGTTCGCCATAACCCTGAGTTCACCATGATGGAACTCTATATGGCGTATGCGGATTATAAAGATCTGATCGAACTGACCGAATCGTTGTTCCGCACGCTGGCGCAGAATATTCTCGGCAAAACCGAAGTACCTTACGGCGATGAAGT
The Kosakonia oryzae genome window above contains:
- a CDS encoding LysR family transcriptional regulator translates to MEWSDVRIFLAVIRKGSFGEAARSLGVSHPTVGRRIKALEDEAQQPLFRRTREGLVLTDAGDTVLNLAESMENSALALERRLAGNHQRLEGILRISCAEWFAGYVLSPVLVELTRRHPAVVPEVIASYRLLNLSRRDADVAFRLVPFTEPDIVQRRLMTISYGLYGTPETAQTLHNDPASVGLILMNTAQSHFPDVSWLLDRFPRSRRVFTSTSRAVQAQMCLQGMGVAVLPRPLGDAVSGLQRIQTEEQLPSREIWVGYHQDLRHMDRLRAMLDIADTLLADPATRAP
- the trhA gene encoding PAQR family membrane homeostasis protein TrhA; its protein translation is MAKKPLIAQGYTLAEEIANSISHGIGLVFGIVGLVLLLVQAVDAKASTMAITSYSLYGGSMILLFLASTLYHAIPYQRAKAWLKKFDHCAIYLLIAGTYTPFLLVGLDSPLARGLMIVIWSLALLGILFKLTIAHRFKVLSLVTYLTMGWLSLIVIYQLATRLSVGGVTLLAVGGLVYSLGVIFYVCKRIPYNHAIWHGFVLGGSVCHFLAIYLYVGQL
- the fldB gene encoding flavodoxin FldB, translated to MNIGLFYGSSTCYTEMAAEKIREIIGPELVTLHNLKDDAPALMEQYDALILGIPTWDFGELQEDWEAIWDQLDDLNLDGKIIALYGMGDQLGYGEWFLDALGMLHDKLAPKGVTFIGYWPTEGYEFTSSKPVIADGQLFVGLALDETNQYDLSDSRIQSWCEQILTEMAERLV
- the ygfZ gene encoding tRNA-modifying protein YgfZ gives rise to the protein MPFTPFPPRQPTASSRLPLTLMTLDDWALATITGADSEKYLQGQVTADVTTMTAEQHLLAAHCDSKGKMWSNMRLFHFQDGFAWILRRSVREAQLRELKKYAVFSKVAIAQDDEHVLLGVAGFQARAALANLFTTLPDSEKQVIQEGDTTLLWFAHPAERFLLVTSAATAQQVTEKLRGEAQLNNSQQWLALNIEAGLPVIDAPNSGQFIPQATNLQALGGISFKKGCYTGQEMVARAKFRGANKRALWYLAGTASRVPEAGEDLELKMGDNWRRTGTVLAAVQLDDGRLLVQVVMNNDMEPGSVFRVRDDANTLSIEPLPYSLEE
- a CDS encoding protein YgfX, whose product is MVLWQSELRVSWRAQWISLLLHGLGAALILLMPWPLSYTPLWLLLLSLVVFDCVRSQRRINACHGELKLLMDSRLRWQGVEWDIIGTPWMLRSGMMLRLRREEDGRRQHLWLAADSMDAQEWRDLRRVISQKPAQGLH
- a CDS encoding SDR family NAD(P)-dependent oxidoreductase; its protein translation is MNKLKNKVAIVTGASKGIGAGIARQLAAEGAKVIVNYATGKTGADSVVADIEAAGGEAMAVAADVTNQREVEALVSSAIEHFGRLDIVVNNSGIYQFARIEETTEALYRKQFDINVLGPLLVCAAAVPHLEKGGSIINISSFVTRVFMAESAIYSGSKGAIDAITGVLARELGPRGIRVNAVNPGLVETEGTHATGAMGSDFQTWNEAQTPLGRIGQVQDIAPIVSYLASDDAGWVTGEVIMASGGMR
- the bglA gene encoding 6-phospho-beta-glucosidase BglA gives rise to the protein MKKLTLPKDFLWGGAVAAHQVEGGWNKGGKGPSICDVLTGGAHGVPREITTEVVAGKYYPNHEAIDFHGHYKEDIKLFAEMGFKCFRTSIAWTRIFPKGDEQQPNEEGLKFYDDMFDELLKYNIEPVITLSHFEMPLHLVQEYGGWTNRKVVDFFVRFAEVVFERYKSKVKYWMTFNEINNQRNWRAPLFGYCCSGVVYTDHENPEETMYQVLHHQFVASALAVKAARRINPEMKVGCMLAMVALYPFSCKPEDVMFAQESMRERYVFTDVQLRGYYPSYVLNEWERRGFSIKMEHGDEQILREGTCDYLGFSYYMTNAVKAEGGSGDAISGFEGSVPNPHVKASDWGWQIDPVGLRYSLCELYERYQKPLFIVENGFGAYDKVEADGSINDDYRIDYLRAHVEEMMKAVTYDGVDLMGYTPWGCIDCVSFTTGQYSKRYGFIYVNKHDDGTGDMSRSRKKSFNWYKEVIASNGEKL
- a CDS encoding MurR/RpiR family transcriptional regulator, whose translation is MFTHSAIASLNNLEMMVYHYVVKNRDKVMYMTIRELADAAGVSTTTVLRFCRKLNCEGYSEFRVRFKLYLEQNELPQANFGASEVISFFKSVNNDEFDALLNKAVDIILSSERIIFVGAGTSGALAKYGARFFSNIGKFSNHIDDPYFPVTNDMAKNALAIVLSVSGETEEILRFAGQFSLHHCKVLSITSHEQSRLAKLADFNLSWHIPPTRIPGGYDITTQIPVIYILESLGRKLAKKIA
- the sdhE gene encoding FAD assembly factor SdhE, giving the protein MDINNKARIHWACRRGMRELDISIMPFFEHEYDTLSDDDKQLFVRLLESDDPDLFNWLMNHGEPQDAGLQKMVRLIQTRNRDRGPVAI